AATTCAATGTTATGAATTACAGTTCCCAGTGGAATGTTGTTCAAGGGAAGTGCATTTCCAACTCTGATTTCTGCTTTGGGACCGGAATTAACGACATCATCTACTTTCAAACCGATAGGTGCCAAAATATATCTTTTTTCTCCATCTTTATAATAAAGAAGAGCGATTCTTGCACTTCTGTTTGGATCGTATTCAATCGTTGCCACTCTGGCAGGAATATCATATTTATTTCTTTTAAAATCAATTACACGGTAATGTCTTTTGTGTCCACCACCACGATGACGGCAAGTAATACGTCCATGGTTGTTTCTACCAGCTTTTTGATGACGTTTCTTGAGCAACGATTTTTCTGGTTTATCCGTAGTGATTTCATCGAAAGTGAAACCAGTTTTAAATCGCATCGTTGGTGTTTTAGGTTTATATTTCTTGATTCCCATTTGTACTCCTTATCCTAAGCTTCAAATTCAGCTATGGAATCACCTTCTCTCAATTTAACGATAGCTTTTTTCCAATCTGCTCTTTTTCCGCTGTACCTGCCCATTCTTTTAACTTTACCACGTTGACGAATTGTATTTACATCCAGTACATGAACGTTAAAGATTCTTTCAATGGCATAACGGATTTCAATTTTATTGGCATTGATGCTTACTTTGAAAGTGTAGCTGTTATTAGCATTTTGAATTGAGGATGATTTTTCCGTGATGATCGGGGAAATTACTATTTCTCTTGGCTGTTTCATTAGGCAAATACCTCCTCCAATTTTTTCAGAGCTTTTTCTGTGATTACCAGGCAGCTACAATTAAGTACTTCATAAGCATATGCGCAATCGGCTCTATCCATATTTACAAAAGGAATGTTGTTGAAGGAGT
This region of Candidatus Cloacimonadota bacterium genomic DNA includes:
- the rplB gene encoding 50S ribosomal protein L2; this encodes MGIKKYKPKTPTMRFKTGFTFDEITTDKPEKSLLKKRHQKAGRNNHGRITCRHRGGGHKRHYRVIDFKRNKYDIPARVATIEYDPNRSARIALLYYKDGEKRYILAPIGLKVDDVVNSGPKAEIRVGNALPLNNIPLGTVIHNIEFKQGRGGQIARSAGTYAQLVAKEGNYVHVRMPSGDVHVLRKECYATIGQVGNTEHSSLVIGKAGRKRWMGIRPTVRGVVMNPVDHPMGGGEAKTSGGGHPVSPWGVLAKGGKTRKTRKYSDKYIIKSKKR
- a CDS encoding 50S ribosomal protein L23 — translated: MKQPREIVISPIITEKSSSIQNANNSYTFKVSINANKIEIRYAIERIFNVHVLDVNTIRQRGKVKRMGRYSGKRADWKKAIVKLREGDSIAEFEA